In Lutra lutra chromosome 6, mLutLut1.2, whole genome shotgun sequence, the following are encoded in one genomic region:
- the LOC125102052 gene encoding histone H2B type 1-A-like, translating into MPELTSKGTTISKKGFKKAVTKAQRKEGKKRKRCRKESYSIYIYKVLKQVHPDTGISSKAMGIMNSFVNDIFERIAGEASRLAHYNKRSTITSREIQTAVRLLLPGELAKHAVSEGTKAVTKYTSSK; encoded by the coding sequence ATGCCAGAGCTGACTTCGAAGGGCACTACCATTTCCAAGAAAGGTTTCAAGAAAGCAGTAACAAAAGcccagagaaaagaagggaaaaagcgTAAGAGATGCCGCAAAGAGAGCTATTCCATTTACATCTATAAGGTGCTGAAGCAGGTGCACCCCGACACGGGCATCTCGTCCAAGGCCATGGGCATCATGAACTCGTTCGTCAACGACATCTTCGAGCGCATCGCGGGCGAGGCGTCCCGCCTGGCGCACTACAACAAGCGCTCGACCATCACGTCCAGGGAGATCCAGACGGCCGTGCGCCTGCTGCTGCCCGGGGAGCTGGCCAAGCACGCCGTGTCCGAGGGCACCAAGGCCGTCACCAAGTACACCAGCTCCAAGTAA